In the Sinorhizobium arboris LMG 14919 genome, one interval contains:
- the ybeY gene encoding rRNA maturation RNase YbeY — MTALDIQISVEAGDWPPEGELLSFCERVLEAAADFLVREESQPLSAEAAELSLVFTDDQSMRAINAEWRGQDKATNVLSFPAFPMEPGKMPGPMLGDIVVAHETLRREAAELEKPFDAHLTHLLVHGFLHLFGYDHIEDDDAERMERLETRILARLGLSDPYGDQPPG, encoded by the coding sequence ATGACGGCATTGGACATTCAGATCAGCGTCGAGGCGGGAGACTGGCCGCCTGAAGGCGAGCTTCTTTCTTTTTGCGAGCGCGTTCTCGAGGCTGCGGCCGATTTTCTCGTGCGTGAGGAGAGTCAGCCGCTGTCGGCGGAAGCGGCGGAATTGTCGCTGGTCTTCACCGACGACCAATCGATGAGGGCGATCAACGCGGAGTGGCGAGGCCAGGACAAGGCGACGAATGTTCTGTCGTTTCCCGCATTTCCGATGGAGCCGGGCAAGATGCCGGGACCGATGCTCGGCGATATCGTCGTCGCCCATGAGACCCTGAGGCGGGAGGCGGCGGAGCTCGAAAAGCCTTTCGACGCGCATTTGACGCATCTTCTCGTCCATGGATTCCTGCACCTTTTCGGGTATGATCATATCGAAGACGACGATGCGGAGAGAATGGAGCGGTTGGAGACTCGCATTTTGGCGCGTCTTGGCCTATCTGATCCCTACGGGGACCAACCCCCGGGTTGA
- a CDS encoding hemolysin family protein, with translation MSDFKTQPAAVATEEAEASGDTEAGSSTAARFEGSKSTSSFWSRAARLLRGASPSSLREDLADALMTDADGNAAFSPEERAMLNNILRFREVRVEDVMVPRADIEAVDQNITIGELMVLFEESGRSRMPVYSEGLDDPRGMVHIRDLLAYVTKQARNRRRNGKTQGTATTSNGEKPERARQQKAGFDLSRVDLDRTVEEAGIIRQLLFVPPSMLASDLMQRMQAARIQMALVIDEYGGTDGLVSLEDIVEMVVGDIEDEHDDEEVMFARSSDDVFVADARVELEEIAEAVGPDFDVREQLEDVDTLGGLVFASLGRIPVRGEVVQAIPGFEFQILDADPRRVKRVRIMRKRPPSRRRLPKVEKEPLPDAFAATGGAGTGVQPPSSFE, from the coding sequence ATGAGCGACTTCAAGACACAGCCTGCCGCCGTCGCGACCGAGGAGGCGGAAGCCTCCGGCGACACCGAGGCCGGTAGTAGTACCGCCGCCCGGTTCGAGGGCAGCAAATCCACATCATCCTTTTGGAGCCGTGCCGCGCGTCTGTTACGCGGTGCGAGCCCGTCGAGCCTGCGCGAGGATCTTGCCGACGCGCTTATGACGGACGCCGACGGCAATGCAGCATTCTCGCCCGAAGAGCGGGCGATGCTCAACAACATCCTCCGCTTCCGCGAGGTTCGCGTCGAAGACGTGATGGTTCCGCGAGCCGATATCGAGGCGGTGGACCAGAACATCACCATCGGCGAGCTCATGGTGCTCTTCGAGGAGTCGGGGCGCTCGCGTATGCCGGTTTACAGCGAAGGACTCGACGACCCCCGCGGGATGGTGCACATCCGCGATCTTCTTGCCTATGTGACCAAACAGGCGCGAAACCGGCGCCGCAACGGCAAAACCCAGGGGACGGCGACGACCAGCAATGGCGAGAAGCCCGAAAGGGCCCGCCAGCAGAAGGCCGGCTTCGATCTCTCCCGCGTCGATCTCGACAGGACGGTGGAGGAGGCGGGAATCATCCGTCAGCTTCTGTTCGTGCCGCCATCGATGCTCGCATCGGATCTCATGCAGCGCATGCAGGCCGCGCGCATCCAGATGGCTCTCGTCATCGACGAATATGGCGGAACGGACGGTCTCGTGTCACTCGAGGACATCGTCGAAATGGTGGTCGGCGACATTGAGGACGAGCATGACGACGAGGAAGTAATGTTCGCGCGCAGCTCGGACGACGTGTTCGTCGCCGACGCTCGTGTAGAGCTCGAGGAGATCGCCGAGGCGGTCGGCCCCGATTTCGATGTTCGCGAGCAGCTCGAGGATGTCGACACGTTGGGCGGACTCGTATTCGCATCGCTCGGCCGGATCCCTGTCCGCGGCGAAGTGGTGCAGGCGATTCCCGGTTTCGAGTTCCAGATTCTCGATGCCGATCCACGTCGCGTCAAGCGCGTCAGGATCATGCGCAAGCGCCCGCCGTCACGCCGTCGCCTGCCGAAGGTCGAGAAGGAGCCGTTGCCCGATGCGTTTGCCGCGACCGGCGGCGCAGGGACGGGTGTCCAGCCCCCGTCCTCATTCGAATAG